The Lacipirellula parvula genome window below encodes:
- a CDS encoding CDP-alcohol phosphatidyltransferase family protein — protein sequence MSETPYEPTERRPIASRDTRWAARVAAWLIKIGASPNGISVFGMVAASAAGVAFAATSHANEGVARALWFVGALLCQVRLLCNLFDGMVAVGRQIASRTGELYNEVPDRVSDAAIFIGLGYAAGGDPALGYLAALLAVFVAYVRAMARSLGAPNDFCGPMAKPQRMAIVTVLGAWLAFSPLAWRLPWSEVRIALGLVIIGCLATAVRRLARAATFLKTGSV from the coding sequence ATGAGCGAAACGCCGTACGAACCGACGGAGCGTCGGCCGATTGCCAGCCGTGACACCCGCTGGGCGGCCCGTGTAGCCGCGTGGCTCATTAAGATCGGCGCCTCGCCGAACGGGATCTCGGTGTTCGGGATGGTGGCCGCGTCGGCGGCGGGCGTGGCGTTTGCCGCGACGAGCCACGCGAATGAAGGAGTCGCGCGAGCGCTGTGGTTCGTCGGCGCGCTGCTGTGCCAGGTGCGATTGCTCTGCAATCTGTTCGACGGCATGGTCGCGGTGGGCCGGCAAATCGCTTCGCGGACCGGCGAGTTGTACAACGAAGTTCCCGATCGCGTCTCCGACGCTGCGATTTTTATCGGGCTCGGCTATGCTGCGGGCGGCGATCCGGCCCTCGGCTATCTGGCGGCGCTGTTGGCGGTGTTCGTCGCCTATGTGCGGGCGATGGCCCGTTCGCTCGGCGCCCCCAACGATTTCTGCGGGCCGATGGCGAAGCCGCAGCGGATGGCGATCGTTACCGTGCTCGGCGCGTGGTTGGCGTTCTCCCCGCTCGCGTGGCGGTTGCCGTGGAGCGAAGTTCGCATCGCACTCGGCCTCGTCATCATCGGCTGCCTGGCGACGGCGGTGCGCCGTC
- a CDS encoding RNA polymerase sigma factor codes for MWPNADETEQLLHGAREGDRAAVDRLMERHRQSLERMVRGRLNRGLARRVDASDVVQDALLTASRRLADYVHDPKLPFHAWLRQIARDRLADVYRRQLADKRSVANEQSVGGEGTSMLPPAALVRDAELTPAAAMLHREFAERFNAAVETLAEADREIIFMRHAEQLTNSEAAELLGLSQPAAAMRYLRALRQLKSILGDTPSQW; via the coding sequence ATGTGGCCGAACGCCGACGAAACTGAACAGCTGCTCCATGGCGCCCGCGAGGGGGATCGTGCCGCCGTCGACCGGTTGATGGAGCGGCATCGGCAGTCGCTGGAGCGGATGGTGCGCGGCCGGCTCAATCGCGGCTTGGCCCGCCGCGTCGACGCAAGCGACGTCGTGCAAGACGCGCTCCTCACTGCGAGCCGGCGGTTGGCGGATTACGTTCACGATCCGAAGTTGCCGTTCCATGCGTGGCTGCGGCAGATCGCCCGCGATCGGCTGGCCGACGTCTATCGCCGTCAGCTAGCCGACAAGCGGAGCGTCGCCAACGAGCAATCGGTCGGCGGCGAAGGAACGAGTATGCTCCCGCCGGCGGCGCTGGTGCGCGACGCTGAGTTAACTCCGGCCGCGGCGATGCTGCATCGCGAGTTTGCCGAGCGGTTCAACGCTGCCGTCGAGACGCTTGCCGAGGCCGACCGCGAGATCATCTTCATGCGGCATGCTGAGCAGCTGACAAATAGCGAAGCGGCGGAACTGCTCGGCCTGAGCCAACCCGCGGCGGCGATGCGGTACTTGCGAGCGCTCCGGCAGTTGAAGTCGATTCTCGGCGATACGCCTTCGCAGTGGTAG
- a CDS encoding serine/threonine-protein kinase, whose protein sequence is MSSPANKPDPAPDDRDERLAELMESLLAAARAGQSVDLEATAAAHPDLADELRELWGVAALAEEFQSESDATAHWASAPNAAAGKPWPTRSGIPLDGDFGDYELLEELGRGGMGVVYRARQRSLDRIVALKIVLRGATASLADLARFRGEAETAARLNHPSIVPVYEVGQHGDLPYFTMRYVAGETLAQRVAAGPLPPREAARLLAPIARAIAAAHQQGVLHRDLKPSNVLIDEQAEAYVSDFGLAKRLTPASDDGDRPHDAQLTQTGAILGTPGYMSPEQAAGSRGSIGPASDVYSLGAILYATLTGRPPFQGATPVDTVLLVLEQDPVAPQLLNPRVDRDLEMIAMKCLQKPVELRYASAGELADDLEAYLANEPIAARSGRFSGIITRAFRETHHVSILENWGLLWMLHAAVLLVLCMITNGFQLAGVTSRWPYIALWTIGLGSWAAIFWNLRHRSGPITFVERQIAHVWAGSMIIDASMYVIEWQLGLQVLTLSPVLGPVSGAVFLMKAAMLSGKFYVHAAVLCLTGLAMAWLQVQTVMPNLGLTLFGVVSGVCFALPGWKYWRQVRRRER, encoded by the coding sequence ATGAGTTCACCGGCAAACAAACCAGATCCCGCGCCCGATGATCGCGACGAGCGACTCGCCGAGTTGATGGAGTCGCTACTTGCCGCGGCGCGGGCGGGGCAGTCGGTTGATCTCGAAGCCACAGCCGCGGCCCATCCCGACCTTGCCGACGAGCTGCGCGAATTGTGGGGCGTCGCGGCACTCGCCGAAGAGTTCCAAAGCGAGTCGGACGCCACCGCGCACTGGGCAAGTGCGCCAAATGCTGCGGCAGGAAAGCCGTGGCCGACGCGCAGCGGCATCCCGCTCGACGGCGACTTTGGCGACTACGAGTTGCTTGAGGAACTTGGCCGCGGCGGCATGGGGGTCGTCTATCGCGCGCGGCAGCGGAGTCTCGACCGCATCGTCGCACTGAAAATCGTGCTCCGCGGCGCCACGGCGAGCCTCGCCGACCTCGCCCGCTTCCGCGGCGAAGCCGAGACCGCTGCCCGGCTCAATCACCCGAGCATCGTGCCGGTGTACGAAGTCGGCCAGCATGGCGACCTGCCCTACTTCACGATGCGATACGTCGCCGGCGAGACGCTCGCCCAACGCGTCGCCGCCGGACCGCTGCCGCCGCGCGAAGCGGCCCGGTTGCTCGCGCCGATCGCCCGCGCCATCGCGGCCGCTCATCAACAGGGCGTGTTGCATCGCGACCTCAAACCGTCGAACGTCCTCATCGACGAACAAGCGGAGGCGTACGTCAGCGATTTTGGTTTGGCGAAACGACTGACGCCGGCGAGCGATGACGGCGATCGGCCGCACGACGCGCAACTGACGCAAACGGGCGCCATCCTCGGCACGCCCGGCTACATGAGCCCCGAGCAAGCGGCCGGCAGTCGCGGTTCGATCGGCCCGGCGTCGGACGTTTACAGCCTTGGCGCCATTCTCTACGCGACGCTCACCGGCCGGCCGCCGTTTCAGGGGGCGACGCCCGTCGACACGGTGTTGCTCGTGCTCGAACAAGATCCCGTGGCGCCGCAACTGCTCAACCCGCGGGTTGATCGCGATCTCGAAATGATCGCGATGAAGTGTTTGCAGAAGCCGGTCGAGCTACGGTACGCCTCGGCCGGCGAGTTGGCCGACGATCTCGAAGCCTATCTCGCCAACGAACCGATCGCCGCACGGTCTGGACGCTTCTCCGGCATCATCACCCGCGCGTTTCGCGAAACGCATCATGTCAGCATCCTCGAGAATTGGGGACTGCTATGGATGCTCCACGCAGCGGTGCTACTGGTGCTCTGCATGATCACCAACGGCTTTCAACTCGCTGGCGTCACCTCGCGGTGGCCTTACATCGCGCTGTGGACGATCGGCCTCGGCAGTTGGGCGGCGATCTTTTGGAACCTCCGCCATCGCAGCGGGCCGATCACGTTCGTCGAGCGGCAGATCGCCCACGTATGGGCCGGCAGCATGATCATCGACGCGTCGATGTACGTCATCGAATGGCAACTCGGGCTGCAAGTACTCACGCTCTCGCCGGTGCTCGGCCCGGTGAGCGGCGCCGTGTTCCTCATGAAAGCGGCGATGCTGTCGGGCAAGTTTTACGTCCATGCCGCGGTGCTATGCCTCACCGGCCTGGCGATGGCGTGGCTGCAAGTGCAGACGGTGATGCCGAACCTGGGGCTCACGCTGTTCGGCGTGGTGTCGGGGGTTTGTTTTGCGCTGCCGGGATGGAAGTACTGGCGGCAGGTGCGGCGGAGGGAGCGGTGA
- a CDS encoding PspA/IM30 family protein: MGLLKRMSNLLSANLNDLIDQCEDPEKLLRQAVRDMETALGQLMDGAARAIAHQKLLARQLHDQQQSIAQRVRTAELALARGDEAAARRELRRKIEHTQLADALAQQTASAEELSERLRSQVAAMRLKLAEARRRLAEISARNRAAVARRKFVAALPTEANGGDAINAFQRICAKVEQSEAETEALLELLGVGDCDDTFDVDVEEELRAMREAAGHVTP, translated from the coding sequence GTGGGACTACTCAAACGGATGAGCAACCTGCTCTCGGCGAACCTTAACGACTTGATCGATCAGTGCGAAGATCCCGAAAAGCTGTTGCGGCAAGCGGTCCGCGACATGGAAACGGCGCTCGGCCAGTTGATGGATGGCGCCGCGCGGGCGATCGCCCATCAAAAGCTGCTTGCCCGGCAGTTGCATGACCAACAACAGTCGATCGCGCAGCGGGTGCGCACGGCGGAGCTGGCCCTCGCGCGCGGCGACGAAGCGGCAGCCCGACGCGAATTGCGGCGGAAGATCGAGCACACGCAACTTGCCGACGCGCTGGCGCAACAAACGGCTTCTGCCGAAGAGCTCAGCGAACGGTTGCGCAGCCAGGTCGCCGCGATGCGACTCAAGCTGGCCGAAGCGCGGCGACGATTGGCCGAGATCTCGGCCCGCAACCGGGCGGCCGTCGCGCGGCGGAAATTCGTCGCGGCGCTGCCGACCGAGGCGAACGGCGGCGACGCGATCAATGCATTCCAACGAATCTGTGCGAAGGTCGAGCAATCTGAGGCCGAGACCGAAGCGCTGTTAGAACTGCTTGGCGTCGGCGATTGCGACGATACGTTCGACGTCGACGTTGAAGAAGAACTCCGCGCGATGCGGGAGGCGGCGGGCCATGTTACTCCTTGA